A stretch of DNA from Ciona intestinalis chromosome 8, KH, whole genome shotgun sequence:
GTGGGAGATGTGGGAAGCTTGGGGAGATTGTAGTGTTACGTGTGGCGGTGGGGTGCAATATAGAAGAAGGCGAGTAAATTTACAAGCCATACATGGAGGTTCGGCATGCATGGGAAGCTCAGTAATGTCAAGGTAAGGTTATGTAGTATggtggtgtaagatgggatatcggtAGAACATGAATTCCATATTACCTGAACGTgctttgaacaattaacaacgtttttttgaGTGGTGAAGCTTcgattatataattctctgatattctttgtttattcctTAGTGGAgggagaaaagagaataaaaacgtcCGACCCTTATAGTATATATACGgttgtgtataaaaataacctGACTATATTCTAGGTATTGCAATAGTGAGTGTTGTCCTGTGAATTGCCGATGGGGGTCGTGGAATAGTTGGAGTGACTGCTCAAAGTCTTGTGAGAATGGTAAGGAGTTTGGATTCCAATTCGTTTGACCTCttggtaaaaacataaaacattgtatTGCATAGGTACACGACAACGGACGAGAAATTTCGCGGTCGAGGGCGCATGTGGTGGTACTGCATGTATAGGAATGAATACATCAGTTGAGACGTGTAACCAAGTGTGCTGTCCTGTACACTGCGCGTGGAGTGATTGGACAAACTGGGAAaggtaaagaaaaaaatgctaaaCATTCGATGCAGTTACAAGAGAAAGACcaaagttttttgaaaaaaaaagtttctaaattttataaactggaatagttttaaataattttttttaaatatttaggaTGTTTAGcttgaaatatttttcccTAACtgaattgttaaaacagttGCAGCAGACCGTGTGGAAACGGAACACAATCTCGGAGAAGAACAGAATCCATATCTTCACTGTGTAATGGGGACGTGTGTGCTGGGAAAGCAAACGACACGAGAATGTGTAATACACACTGCTGTCCTGGTATGAACAATACGGGTTAAAAATGATGGCTTCTATGtgacagttttgttttattatacgGATTTAATTAAGGCTTGTGGTTGCTACCCGTGGGGGCGTATGTGTACTTGggtgggtaagacacttaacatctattgctctaacccagtggttcctaaGGAGTTTGTCGAAACTGTCAGCAATACATTAAAACCATTAAAAAGTaccaaccacccacaaagttatatacgtgctGGTAACTCGTCAGCGGGCACGAAatgaatacccgtgttataacgactgccgttgcccgNNNNNNNNNNNNNNNNNNNNNNNNNNNNNNNNNNNNNNNNNNNNNNNNNNGTGAAATCGAGAACAAGATCAATCCGGTTTTATCCGGAATGCGGAGGCAGTTTATGTTCGAATGAAACCCAGCAAATTGTTTCGTGCAACAGAACTTGTATGAACGGAGGGAATATGACAACATCTGAGTGTCAGTGCAGTAATGGCTGGGAAGGAGAATGCTGTGAGACAGGTATAGTAAACTTGTTCTGGTGTGTACTTATAGTTATTTGGCTTAAAGGCTATCGACCACAAGTCTTTGTGTTTGTACTGCTTAAAACGTTGTGAATGGATACAACTAAGGGcaattattatattacaattatTGAGATTCTATTTGAAAAGTGACCAATCATgccattatatatatagtagggtgggagaagatgggacacattatcattctactttctcgtcacATTCGGTAGTggacaaaaaaatcaaagaattatagaaccgtatcctcgcgactcccatggactgttgttaattgtttaaaacacgatcaggatgtttgaatattctctgctaaatgtgtcccagcttcccccactctactatatatattccGGGGAATGTAAATCGTTGGGCTTGATTTTTATCGGTCAGAGTTATACAGAATTCGTTACAGTTAAGCAATTAAGATACATTGAAATTGTACGTTTTTTCTATTACAGATATCGACGAGTGCGTAACACTTGAGCACGATTGTCACCCGAACGCAACTTGCAAAAATAGCGTTGGATCTTACAGTTGCGTGTGTGTGAAGAACTACGAGGGAAACGGAACGTTTTGTGAAAGTATGTGACATGAttctatgtttgtatttttgcaAGTAAAACCACATGTTTGTTTAGCACGTCTGCATCAAATTTCTTATATAAACGTTAAGAACACATTGTATTAATTAAGCATTGTTTTCTATGTGATATGTATACTTTTCTAATTGGCAATTTTGCAAGCGTTATTTGTCTAATGGGTATGGGACGATTAATCactatattttgaatttactttatattaaaggGGCGATATTTGAGCATGGTATCCAAGAAACGCGAATGGCAAACGAAGTGGCTTCTTCGACGTTAGATTTAAAGACCATTGCACTTATAGCTGTAACGGGAGGATTTGCTCTTGTTGGAGTGCTCGCGTTTATCGCTTTAAAAGTAAGTGTATCAAACTGACTGTTTATCTTTATTGCCGTGCTAATTAAATTTACTATTATAgcaaaattattatatatagtagaatgggggaagatggtacacctgttcattctactttctcgtctcattttgtagtaaacaaagaacaatccaaggtttataaaaccgtatccccatgAGTCCtgtagaccgctgttaattgtttaaaacacgatcaggatatttggatattatgtgctaaagtgtcccatcttcccccatcccactatactattatagcaaaatttaaattaccgtataaaaattaactaatttGTGTTAAAAGAAATAGTGGCATATTAATACGTATTAAAACGTTAATAAAGAGAGTTTATGTGCTTTTTTAGACTCGTATCGCTAAACAACCAGACGTGACGTTAAGAACAGCTTATTCAAATCCATTATACATGAACACTATTGATAATGGAATTGTCGAAACGATTGGAAACCAAATTCACCTCGACCCAAACCTACCAAGCGGAAGCGGAACTTGAAAGGTCTTCAATCGGTGAAAAAGTAACATAACCTGGGCCACTGGATCCGGTTTAACTTGCGTCGGGTATTTGTTAAGCATTGTGGCAGGCGGGGATAAATCCGGTCGTGTTGAGCAGTCGTGTTGCATTAGT
This window harbors:
- the LOC104265977 gene encoding protein kinase C-binding protein NELL2-like; this encodes MNGGNMTTSECQCSNGWEGECCETDIDECVTLEHDCHPNATCKNSVGSYSCVCVKNYEGNGTFCERAIFEHGIQETRMANEVASSTLDLKTIALIAVTGGFALVGVLAFIALKTRIAKQPDVTLRTAYSNPLYMNTIDNGIVETIGNQIHLDPNLPSGSGT